One Granulicella sp. 5B5 DNA window includes the following coding sequences:
- a CDS encoding phosphoadenylyl-sulfate reductase, with the protein MSETLTSLTTSEKVAAVEQLVAAEIAAATGPIAFTNSFQAEDMVLLHIVQQRLPDVPVLFLETGYHFAEVLEYRDRMAREWQMNLINIFPAITVAQQESQFGILNQSDPTRCCGLRKVQPLFAALESYAVWFTGLRREQAKSRAALKEIDDFPLPSGRSIRKLSPLTEWSAKDVWTYAAQHNIPLLSLYDKGYTSIGCEPCTSLPLDPNDPRSGRWGGQKLECGIHLPSSSDEAQRSPQQ; encoded by the coding sequence ATGAGCGAAACTTTGACGTCACTCACGACCTCTGAGAAGGTCGCTGCTGTCGAGCAGCTCGTCGCGGCGGAGATCGCCGCCGCCACGGGCCCTATCGCGTTCACGAACAGCTTTCAGGCCGAGGACATGGTGCTGCTCCACATCGTGCAACAGCGGCTGCCGGACGTTCCAGTGCTCTTCCTCGAAACCGGTTACCACTTCGCCGAGGTCCTTGAGTACCGCGACCGCATGGCACGAGAGTGGCAGATGAATCTCATCAATATCTTTCCCGCGATCACGGTCGCGCAGCAGGAGTCGCAGTTCGGCATCCTCAATCAGTCCGATCCCACGCGCTGCTGCGGTCTGCGGAAGGTGCAACCGCTCTTTGCTGCGTTGGAAAGCTACGCCGTCTGGTTCACTGGCTTGCGTCGCGAGCAGGCTAAGAGCCGCGCTGCACTCAAAGAGATCGATGACTTTCCGCTGCCTTCAGGTCGGAGCATTCGCAAGCTTTCGCCGCTGACAGAATGGTCGGCGAAAGACGTCTGGACCTACGCGGCACAGCACAACATTCCACTGCTTAGCCTCTACGACAAGGGGTATACCAGCATCGGCTGCGAGCCTTGCACGTCACTCCCCCTCGATCCTAACGATCCTCGCTCGGGCCGCTGGGGCGGCCAGAAGCTTGAGTGCGGCATCCACCTTCCCAGTTCGTCCGACGAAGCGCAGCGTTCACCGCAGCAATAA